In Tachysurus vachellii isolate PV-2020 chromosome 1, HZAU_Pvac_v1, whole genome shotgun sequence, a genomic segment contains:
- the LOC132859398 gene encoding uncharacterized protein LOC132859398 isoform X2: MRIWECFTLFCIFMIDPPRSSTAFIIQQQNQTPLPPSSIRLADVTVQPCGQPETNGKVQQDQRKSRGFPEGKSPLDPLSISPVKLKRNQKEKQRRPKGSQKRRGGAGSLQITSGKNASFTEFRSEQSASVDPTEKTNNTATITTTRSSQQRLETSGATSITNTEKNPSGKTRTSKPGSRTGFVLPIDRIGLGRLPSGRR, translated from the exons ATGCGGATCTGGGAGTGTTTCACCCTGTTCTGTATCTTCATGATCGACCCGCCGCGCAGCAGCACTGCGTTTATCATCCAGCAGCAG AATCAAACACCTCTGCCACCTAGCTCGATCCGTCTGGCTGATGTCACCGTACAGCCGTGCGGCCAACCCGAGACCAACGGCAAAGTCCAGCAGGATCAAAGGAAATCCCGGGGCTTTCCTGAAGGAAAAAGTCCTCTGGACCCTCTGTCTATCAGCCCTGTGAAGCTgaaaagaaatcagaaagagAAGCAGAG GCGGCCCAAGGGCTCTCAGAAAAGGCGAGGAGGAGCCGGTTCACTTCAGATCACGAGCGGGAAAAACGCTTCGTTCACCGAGTTCAGATCTGAGCAGAGCGCGTCTGTAGATCCAACTGAAAAGACCAACAACACCGCCACCATAACTACCACCAGAAGCAGCCAGCAGCGTTTGGAGACATCCGGAGCCACGTCCATCACGAACACGGAGAAAAATCCATCTGGCAAAACGAGAACTTCCAAACCGGGGTCCAGGACCGGCTTCGTTCTTCCAATCGATCGCATCGGGCTCGGACGCCTACCAAGTGGAAGACGCTAG
- the LOC132859398 gene encoding uncharacterized protein LOC132859398 isoform X1: protein MRIWECFTLFCIFMIDPPRSSTAFIIQQQNQTPLPPSSIRLADVTVQPCGQPETNGKVQQDQRKSRGFPEGKSPLDPLSISPVKLKRNQKEKQSRRPKGSQKRRGGAGSLQITSGKNASFTEFRSEQSASVDPTEKTNNTATITTTRSSQQRLETSGATSITNTEKNPSGKTRTSKPGSRTGFVLPIDRIGLGRLPSGRR, encoded by the exons ATGCGGATCTGGGAGTGTTTCACCCTGTTCTGTATCTTCATGATCGACCCGCCGCGCAGCAGCACTGCGTTTATCATCCAGCAGCAG AATCAAACACCTCTGCCACCTAGCTCGATCCGTCTGGCTGATGTCACCGTACAGCCGTGCGGCCAACCCGAGACCAACGGCAAAGTCCAGCAGGATCAAAGGAAATCCCGGGGCTTTCCTGAAGGAAAAAGTCCTCTGGACCCTCTGTCTATCAGCCCTGTGAAGCTgaaaagaaatcagaaagagAAGCAGAG CAGGCGGCCCAAGGGCTCTCAGAAAAGGCGAGGAGGAGCCGGTTCACTTCAGATCACGAGCGGGAAAAACGCTTCGTTCACCGAGTTCAGATCTGAGCAGAGCGCGTCTGTAGATCCAACTGAAAAGACCAACAACACCGCCACCATAACTACCACCAGAAGCAGCCAGCAGCGTTTGGAGACATCCGGAGCCACGTCCATCACGAACACGGAGAAAAATCCATCTGGCAAAACGAGAACTTCCAAACCGGGGTCCAGGACCGGCTTCGTTCTTCCAATCGATCGCATCGGGCTCGGACGCCTACCAAGTGGAAGACGCTAG
- the sst2 gene encoding somatostatin 2, with amino-acid sequence MSSSPLRLALALMCLVSAVGVVSCGRPHVILSTALDEARNIPLGEEVPERLTLPELQWMLSNNELMPVQVEEAPHGRMELVRRDNTATTKPVNCMNYFWKSRTAC; translated from the exons ATGTCGTCTTCACCTCTCCGTCTTGCACTGGCCCTCATGTGCCTGGTCTCGGCCGTCGGTGTCGTGTCTTGCGGTCGACCCCACGTGATATTGAGTACGGCTCTGGATGAGGCTCGCAACATCCCGCTCGGAGAAGAG gtaCCAGAGAGACTCACTCTCCCTGAGCTCCAGTGGATGCTCAGTAACAACGAGCTCATGCCCGTTCAGGTGGAAGAAGCCCCTCATGGCAGGATGGAGCTTGTGAGGAGAGACAACACGGCAACGACCAAACCAGTCAACTGTATGAACTACTTCTGGAAGTCCAGGACAGCATGCTGA
- the cwc25 gene encoding pre-mRNA-splicing factor CWC25 homolog, whose translation MGGGDLNLKKSWHPQTLKNIERVWKAEQKHEAERKKIEELQKELKDERAREEITKYAQETGAVKKKDERLDWMYQGPGGQISRDEYLLGRPIDKQITEQYEEPESGPSAETGLLPGSIFNSTASVSTLDMACKIREDPLFEIRKREEEKKRSVLTNPVKMKEIRKMLRENIEKDKKKRRKKDKKEKRDDKERRKAKKHRRRSSSSDEEDRKHRSKEENGFSKSHSHFQKSGYGLQLPAGAWSESSHRRDRSRSPLCSREEKRNRSPHDPDRKHKPKAQSPSRPRQRYQRPQSTNYSKRLSAEELEKRRKEMMEFADEREKERESNVKRYKQQDEREKERDSRTKQSDQATFIHNVKLESAATSSVEDRVKRNIHSIQRTSASLEKNFMRR comes from the exons ATGGGAGGCGGTGATCTT AACTTGAAGAAAAGCTGGCATCCGCAGACGCTGAAGAACATCGAGCGTGTGTGGAAAGCCGAGCAGAAGCACGAAGCCGAAAGAAAGAAGATCGAGGAGTTGCAGAAGGAACTGAAAGATGAGCGAGCTCGAGAGGAAATCACGAAATATGCGCAGGAAACCGGCGCAGTAAA aaaaaaagatgagCGACTGGACTGGATGTACCAGGGCCCCGGAGGACAGATCTCCCGCGATGAATACCTCCTGGGCCGTCCCATCGATAAGCAGATTACAGAGCAGTATGAGGAACCTGAGAGCGGGCCGTCCGCTGAAACCGGCCTCTTGCCCGGCTCCATTTTCAACTCTACCGCCTCCGTCTCCACCCTGGACATGGCCTGTAAGATAAGAGAAGATCCGCTGTTCGAGATTCG TAAACgcgaggaggaaaaaaagaggagCGTTCTCACAAATCCTGTTAAAATGAAAGAGATCCGCAAAATG TTAcgtgaaaatatagaaaaagacaaaaagaagagaaggaagaaggataaaaaggaaaagagagacgATAAGGAAAGGAGGAAGGCCAAGAAACACAGGCGGAGGAGTTCCAGCTCTGATGAGGAAGACAGAAAGCACAG GTCAAAGGAGGAAAATGGATTCTCAAAGTCGCATTCACATTTTCAGAAATCCGGGTACGGACTGCAG TTACCAGCAGGAGCATGGTCGGAGTCGAGCCACAGGAGGGACCGGAGTCGCTCTCCACTGTGTtccagagaagaaaagagaaatcgTTCACCTCACGATCCAGACAGGAAACACAAACCTAAAGCACAGAGTCCGAGCAGGCCCAGACAACGCTATCAAAGACCACAGAGCACCAACTACAGCAA gcgtctCTCGGCCGAAGAGCtggaaaaaaggaggaaagagaTGATGGAGTTCGCcgatgagagagagaaggagagagagagcaatgtaAAGAGGTACAAACAACAAGACGAGCGGGAAAAGGAGCGAGACAGCAGGACCAAGCAGAGCGACCAGGCCACATTCATACA TAACGTGAAGCTGGAGAGTGCAGCCACCTCGTCTGTGGAGGATCGGGTGAAGAGGAACATCCACTCCATTCAGAGGACCTCTGCCTCTCTGGAGAAGAACTTCATGAGAAGATGA